From Aedes albopictus strain Foshan chromosome 1, AalbF5, whole genome shotgun sequence, one genomic window encodes:
- the LOC109421884 gene encoding prolyl 4-hydroxylase subunit alpha-1: MAVKCFSLLLLGSLLLISVQSHGTSEFYTSVANLVDLLDSEQNILSRLDKYIRLSEEKVKFLKKQKEQIKNEIKDASKDPISFVSNPINAFLLMKRLVDDYKKIDDLMQMGLDVHLFDDSIKQPSQNDYKGVVEGLGHLQDLYKMKAEDLAQGEILGQVKARELASNECYTIGAILSQTKQYDHSIAWLKEALRRWSLESSKSISKLEILDFLSYSLAEDGQYEEALKYTNQLLKLDPKNESTLKKKEVVEQWLKHIEENGPNHRPSKPYRGLYEPLCRGEYQRSPADVANLRCRYESKRSPFLRIAPFRMEEASLDPYIVIYHNAISDKEISTILQISKPLLSRSMVGESFSKEVSKERTSQNGWLADHDHEVVKVLSLRTEDMTGLDRRSYESLQVNNYGIGGFYLPHFDWVRTNGTEEPYKDMGLGNRIATLMYYLSDVEQGGATVFPQIGVGVFPKKGSAIFWYNLLPDGRGDERTLHGACPVLLGSKWVANKWIHQYHQEFRRPCDLQPNKAYKLT, translated from the exons ATGGCTGTGAAGTGTTTTTCCCTTCTATTGTTGGGAAGTCTTCTACTGATTTCCGTGCAATCGCATGGCACAAGTGAATTCTACACCTCGGTGGCCAATTTGGTGGATCTGCTGGATAGCGAACAAAACATCCTGTCACGGTTGGATAAATACATTCGATTATCAGAGGAGAAggtaaaattcctcaagaagcagAAGGAACAGATTAAAAATGAGATCAAAGATGCATCAAAAGACCCCATTTCGTTCGTATCGAACCCGATCAATGCATTTTTGTTAATGAAACGCTTGGTGGATGATTACAAGAAAATTGACGATCTGATGCAAATGGGACTGGATGTCCATCTGTTTGATGATTCAATCAAACAGCCATCACAGAATGATTACAAAGGTGTCGTTGAAGGTTTGGGGCATTTGCAAGATTTGTACAAAATGAAAGCTGAAGATTTAGCTCAAGGAGAGATATTAGGACAAGTGAAAGCCCGGGAGTTGGCATCCAACGAATGCTACACCATTGGAGCGATTCTGAGTCAAACTAAGCAATACGACCACTCGATTGCATGGCTAAAGGAGGCATTGCGTCGATGGTCACTTGAATCTAGCAAATCAATTAGTAAACTCGAAATCTTGGATTTTCTGTCATATAGTCTGGCTGAGGATGGTCAATACGAAGAAGCGCTCAAATATACCAATCAGCTGCTGAAACTCGATCCCAAAAATGAGTCAACTTTAAAGAAGAAAGAAGTGGTCGAACAATGGTTGAAGCACATCGAAGAGAATGGACCAAACCACAGGCCTTCGAAACCTTATCGAGGTTTGTACGAACCTTTATGCCGAGGCGAATATCAAAGATCTCCGGCAGATGTTGCCAATTTGCGATGTCGATATGAGTCGAAGCGCTCTCCATTTCTGAGGATTGCCCCATTCAGGATGGAAGAAGCGAGTTTAGATCCCTACATTGTAATCTATCATAACGCCATTTCGGACAAAGAAATTAGTACAATACTACAAATTAGCAAACCACTGCTCAGCAGATCTATGGTGGGCGAGAGCTTCTCCAAGGAAGTTTCCAAAGAAAGAACCAGCCAAAATGGTTGGCTGGCTGACCATGATCACGAAGTAGTGAAGGTATTGAGTCTGAGAACCGAGGACATGACAGGCCTGGACAGGAGAAGTTACGAAAGCCTGCAAGTAAACAACTACGGAATCGGAGGATTCTATCTTCCACACTTCGATTGGGTGAGAACGAATGGAACAGAGGAACCCTACAAAGACATGGGACTTGGAAATCGAATTGCTACGTTGATGTATTAC CTGAGCGACGTCGAGCAAGGTGGTGCCACAGTGTTTCCACAGATTGGGGTTGGTGTGTTCCCAAAGAAAGGTTCAGCGATTTTCTGGTACAATCTGCTTCCGGATGGCAGAGGTGACGAAAGGACACTGCATGGTGCTTGTCCGGTACTTCTAGGATCAAAATGGG TTGCCAATAAGTGGATCCACCAGTATCATCAAGAATTCAGACGACCATGTGATCTTCAACCGAACAAAGCTTACAAGCTTACTTGA